A region from the Aricia agestis chromosome 12, ilAriAges1.1, whole genome shotgun sequence genome encodes:
- the LOC121732633 gene encoding E3 ubiquitin-protein ligase SIAH1-like, with protein MAKPKAGRMPMTGLEVPKCPVCMDDMTSPIFQCQTGHSVCHACTKELVPSKCPLCSQVMTQMRNWQLEELVDKAKKECPNKAVGCGYIMNASEIDNHLKECIFREMNCPHGEIFGACSWSGKIKDLFEHFKSNHAENCRIRLDQESELKVNSSTDNRLMFMLSQGKYLFLFTIKIDTYQKMIYYVVQHIGIKKFAQQFVYEINIVSKKDSRRKVIFIDHCYSDTSDIKEIFSNGTCGIMPLGMFAHFVENDRITLKISIKNEAFVKNTKDYAKRDKNEFIKKGPNKSEKPNFRSKSPGPHMEDCKTPHKGPRGPRKQESQK; from the exons ATGGCGAAACCGAAGGCTGGAAGGATGCCCATGACGGGTCTGGAGGTACCGAAGTGTCCAGTGTGCATGGACGATATGACGTCACCGATCTTCCAATGCCAAACTGGCCACAGCGTCTGTCATGCTTGTACGAAGGAGCTAGTTCCGTCTAAGTGTCCATTGTGCAGCCAAGTGATGACGCAAATGAGGAACTGGCAACTTGAGGAGTTGGTGGACAAG GCTAAAAAAGAATGCCCTAATAAAGCAGTAGGTTGTGGCTACATAATGAATGCTTCAGAAATAGACAATCATCTTAAAGAATGCATATTCCGTGAGATGAACTGCCCTCATGGGGAGATATTTGGAGCCTGTTCTTGGTCAg GTAAAATAAAGGACCTTTTTGAGCATTTCAAAAGCAACCATGCAGAAAATTGCAGAATTCGATTGGACCAAGAATCAGAATTAAAGGTTAATTCTTCTACTGACAACCGTTTAATGTTTATGCTGTCTCAAGGAAAATACCTTTTCCTCTTCACCATAAAAATTGATACCTATCAGAAAATGATTTACTATGTTGTCCAACACATAGGCATAAAAAAATTTGCCCAACAGTTTGTATATGAAATCAACATTGTCAGTAAAAAGGACAGTCGTAGAAAAGTCATTTTCATCGACCACTGCTATAGCGACACTAGTGACATTAAAGAGATTTTCAGTAATGGAACATGTGGCATAATGCCATTGGGAATGTTTGCACATTTTGTGGAAAATGACAGGAtcacattaaaaatatcaattaaaaatGAAGCCTTTGTTAAGAATACCAAGGACTATGCGAAAAGGGATAAAAATGAGTTTATAAAGAAGGGACCAAATAAGAGCGAGAAACCAAACTTTAGGAGCAAAAGTCCTGGGCCACACATGGAAGACTGTAAAACACCACATAAGGGTCCTAGAGGGCCCAGAAAACAGGAGTCTCAAAAGTAA